From one Rhizobium lentis genomic stretch:
- a CDS encoding MBL fold metallo-hydrolase, with translation MSQAEARPRSQQETDMDPGSPQSGRPRQPDELVPSRYAVRIGEIEVLIISDGVLPLPTAMLGHNADAADRAAWLDEMFLPPDAFDWALNVVLVRSGGQTILIDAGLGLDPDLNLPRAGQLIRRLESAGIDLGSVTDAVLTHLHMDHIGGLLVDGVKDRLRPDLRIHVAAAEAKFWEAPDFSHVSMPPGFPDALRATAKRFLSEYGSHLRQFDEQSEVAPGVIVRRTGGHTPGHSVVRLASGSDRLTFAGDAIFAVGFEHPDWYNGFEHYPEEAARVRLDLLRELAATGEQLVATHLPFPSVGRVAVEGEAFRWVPVFWDY, from the coding sequence ATGTCACAGGCAGAAGCAAGACCTCGCAGTCAGCAAGAGACGGACATGGACCCGGGCAGTCCGCAGTCCGGCAGGCCACGGCAGCCTGATGAGTTGGTTCCGTCGCGCTACGCGGTGCGGATCGGTGAAATTGAGGTACTGATCATCAGCGATGGGGTGCTGCCGCTCCCGACTGCGATGCTGGGACACAACGCCGACGCGGCCGACCGAGCAGCCTGGCTGGACGAGATGTTCCTGCCGCCGGACGCTTTCGACTGGGCGCTGAACGTGGTTCTGGTGCGCAGCGGCGGACAGACCATCCTCATCGACGCTGGGCTGGGTTTGGATCCGGACCTCAACTTGCCGCGGGCAGGGCAGTTGATCAGGCGACTGGAGTCCGCCGGAATTGATCTGGGATCCGTGACCGACGCGGTGCTGACCCACCTGCACATGGATCACATTGGCGGGCTGCTGGTCGATGGGGTGAAGGACCGGCTGCGTCCCGACCTCAGGATTCATGTGGCGGCCGCCGAGGCCAAGTTCTGGGAAGCGCCCGATTTCAGCCATGTGTCCATGCCGCCCGGCTTCCCGGACGCGCTTCGGGCGACCGCGAAGCGTTTCCTGAGCGAATACGGCAGCCATCTCAGGCAGTTCGACGAGCAGTCCGAAGTGGCGCCCGGAGTGATCGTCCGCCGCACCGGCGGCCACACACCTGGGCACAGTGTCGTTCGCCTGGCATCCGGCAGCGACCGTCTGACATTCGCCGGCGACGCCATCTTTGCGGTCGGCTTCGAGCACCCCGACTGGTACAATGGTTTCGAACATTATCCCGAGGAGGCGGCGCGTGTTCGCCTCGATCTCTTGCGGGAGCTGGCGGCGACCGGCGAACAGCTGGTGGCCACGCACCTGCCGTTCCCGTCCGTAGGCCGCGTGGCGGTCGAAGGTGAAGCCTTCCGTTGGGTGCCGGTATTCTGGGACTACTGA
- a CDS encoding ATP-dependent helicase, translating into MYLEKLNPQQRMAVEHGTLTDGSHIAGPLLVIAGAGSGKTNTLAHRVAHLIVKGADPRRILLMTFSRRAAAEMARRVERICRDVLGANAGIMADALSWSGTFHGIGARLLRDYAQQIGLDADFTIHDREDSADLMNLIRHDLGFSKTESRFPAKGTCLAIYSRAVNSETALDQVLRDAFPWCAAWEKQLRELFACYVEAKQAQNVLDYDDLLLYWAQMVGETAIAEDIGSRFDHVLVDEYQDTNRLQASILLALKPQGQGLTVVGDDAQSIYSFRAATVRNILDFPAAFSPAANIVTLDRNYRSTQPILAAANAVIDLASERFTKNLWTERQSAERPRLVTVRDEAEQARYVADKVLDNREEGLKLKQQAVLFRAAHHSGPLEVELTRRNIPFVKFGGLKFLDSAHVKDMLAALRFAQNPRDRVAGFRLMQILPGVGPTTAQKALDLMAQDASPLSALAAMPAPPRSGTDWTDFVSMLQELKSGKAGWPAEIGLARQWYAPHLERLHEDASTRQADLLQLEQIAGGYASRERFLTELTLDPPDATSDQAGVPLLDEDYLILSTIHSAKGQEWTKVFMLNVVDGCIPNDLAVGTTAEIEEERRLLYVAMTRARDGLDLVVPQRFFTYGQNTQGDRHVYAARSRFIPATLLQFFEACSWPLVKSEAAAQAQARQVRIDVGARMRGMWR; encoded by the coding sequence ATGTATCTCGAAAAGCTCAATCCCCAGCAGCGCATGGCCGTCGAACACGGCACGCTCACCGACGGAAGCCATATTGCCGGGCCGCTGCTGGTCATTGCCGGGGCGGGCTCGGGCAAGACGAACACGCTGGCGCATCGGGTCGCCCATCTCATCGTCAAGGGCGCCGATCCCCGCCGCATCCTGCTGATGACCTTCTCGCGCCGGGCGGCGGCCGAGATGGCGCGACGCGTCGAGCGCATCTGCCGCGACGTTCTCGGCGCCAATGCCGGCATCATGGCCGACGCACTTTCCTGGTCCGGCACCTTTCACGGCATCGGCGCGCGGCTGCTGCGCGATTATGCCCAACAGATCGGCCTCGATGCCGATTTCACCATTCACGACCGCGAAGACAGTGCCGACCTGATGAACCTCATCCGGCACGACCTCGGCTTTTCCAAAACGGAAAGCCGCTTTCCGGCCAAAGGCACCTGCCTTGCCATCTATTCCCGGGCGGTGAACTCCGAAACCGCGCTCGACCAGGTGCTGCGCGATGCCTTTCCCTGGTGCGCGGCCTGGGAGAAGCAGCTGCGCGAGCTTTTCGCCTGCTATGTCGAGGCCAAGCAGGCCCAGAACGTGCTCGATTACGACGACCTGCTGCTCTACTGGGCGCAGATGGTCGGCGAGACCGCCATTGCCGAGGATATAGGCAGCCGCTTCGACCATGTGCTCGTCGACGAATATCAGGACACCAACCGGCTGCAGGCCTCGATCCTGCTGGCATTGAAGCCGCAGGGCCAGGGGCTGACCGTCGTCGGCGACGATGCGCAGTCGATCTATTCCTTCCGCGCCGCGACGGTGCGCAACATCCTCGATTTTCCCGCGGCCTTCAGCCCGGCCGCCAATATCGTCACGCTCGACCGCAACTACCGCTCTACGCAGCCGATCCTCGCCGCCGCCAATGCCGTGATCGATCTCGCCTCGGAGCGCTTCACCAAGAACCTGTGGACCGAGCGCCAATCGGCGGAGCGGCCGCGCCTCGTCACGGTGCGCGACGAGGCCGAACAGGCGCGTTATGTCGCCGACAAGGTGCTCGACAATCGCGAGGAAGGTCTCAAGCTCAAGCAGCAGGCCGTGCTCTTTCGCGCCGCCCATCACAGCGGGCCGCTGGAAGTCGAGCTGACCCGGCGCAACATTCCCTTCGTCAAGTTCGGCGGGCTAAAGTTTCTCGACAGCGCGCATGTCAAGGACATGCTGGCCGCCCTTCGCTTCGCCCAGAACCCGCGTGACCGGGTGGCGGGCTTCCGGCTGATGCAGATCCTGCCGGGCGTCGGGCCGACGACCGCGCAGAAGGCGCTCGACCTGATGGCCCAGGATGCTAGCCCGCTGTCGGCTCTGGCCGCCATGCCGGCGCCGCCGCGCTCCGGCACGGATTGGACCGATTTCGTTTCGATGCTGCAGGAGCTGAAATCCGGCAAGGCCGGCTGGCCGGCGGAAATCGGGCTGGCGCGGCAATGGTACGCGCCGCATCTGGAGCGGCTGCACGAGGACGCATCGACACGGCAGGCCGACCTGCTGCAGCTCGAGCAGATCGCCGGCGGTTATGCCTCGCGCGAGCGCTTCCTTACGGAACTCACGCTCGATCCGCCGGATGCGACCAGCGACCAGGCGGGCGTGCCGCTGCTCGACGAGGACTATCTGATCCTGTCGACCATCCATTCGGCCAAGGGCCAGGAATGGACGAAGGTCTTTATGCTGAACGTCGTCGACGGCTGCATTCCGAACGATCTCGCCGTCGGCACGACCGCCGAAATCGAGGAGGAGCGCCGGCTGCTCTACGTGGCGATGACCCGCGCCCGTGACGGCCTCGATCTCGTCGTGCCACAGCGCTTCTTCACCTACGGCCAGAACACGCAGGGCGACCGGCACGTCTATGCCGCGCGCAGCCGCTTCATTCCGGCGACGCTCTTACAGTTCTTCGAGGCCTGCAGCTGGCCGCTGGTGAAATCGGAAGCGGCCGCCCAGGCGCAGGCGCGGCAGGTGCGCATCGACGTCGGCGCCCGCATGCGCGGTATGTGGCGATAG
- a CDS encoding DUF982 domain-containing protein, translating into MATERWNSPVTVGFEGADARTVTGPFDALKCLADFWPSSRGLHYIKARSTCRAALDGRKSVEEARAEFLAAAEEAKLKLH; encoded by the coding sequence ATGGCAACTGAGAGATGGAACAGCCCGGTGACGGTCGGTTTCGAAGGCGCCGATGCGCGAACGGTCACCGGGCCGTTCGATGCCTTGAAATGCCTGGCGGATTTCTGGCCGAGTTCGCGCGGACTTCATTATATCAAGGCCCGCAGCACCTGCCGGGCAGCGCTGGACGGCCGTAAAAGCGTGGAGGAGGCGAGGGCCGAGTTCCTGGCGGCGGCCGAAGAGGCGAAGCTGAAGCTGCATTAA